The Streptomyces sp. NBC_01197 genome window below encodes:
- a CDS encoding TetR/AcrR family transcriptional regulator, giving the protein MASRLTPEREGELYAATLDLLREVGYEALTMDAVAGRTRSSKATLYRQWGSKPELVARALRNNKPVRMDEVDTGSLRGDLRSMMAREGDCQMERNSALIRGLMHAVHENPDLFQALRELLIEPEVTGLKRMLQRAVERGEVSADNPALNFVPHMVVGAFVARQLLEEQPADRAFLSRYLDAVVLPALGAQPPINP; this is encoded by the coding sequence ATGGCGAGCAGACTGACGCCGGAGCGCGAGGGTGAGCTGTACGCGGCCACGCTCGATCTGCTGCGTGAGGTCGGCTACGAAGCCCTGACCATGGACGCCGTCGCCGGCCGTACCCGGTCCAGCAAGGCCACCCTCTACCGCCAGTGGGGGAGCAAGCCGGAGCTGGTCGCCAGGGCGCTGCGGAACAACAAACCTGTCCGTATGGACGAGGTCGACACCGGTTCACTGCGCGGGGACCTCCGGTCCATGATGGCGCGCGAGGGCGACTGCCAGATGGAGCGGAACTCCGCCCTGATACGGGGTCTGATGCATGCCGTGCATGAGAACCCGGATCTCTTCCAGGCCCTGCGCGAGCTGCTGATCGAACCCGAGGTGACCGGACTCAAGCGCATGTTGCAGCGCGCTGTGGAGCGTGGCGAGGTCAGTGCGGACAACCCCGCGCTGAACTTTGTCCCGCACATGGTGGTGGGCGCCTTCGTCGCCCGTCAGCTGCTGGAGGAGCAGCCCGCCGACCGGGCTTTCCTCTCCCGTTATCTGGACGCCGTGGTACTCCCCGCTCTCGGCGCCCAGCCACCGATCAATCCCTGA